From Choloepus didactylus isolate mChoDid1 chromosome 25 unlocalized genomic scaffold, mChoDid1.pri SUPER_25_unloc1, whole genome shotgun sequence, a single genomic window includes:
- the LOC119525347 gene encoding olfactory receptor 7A10-like: MNSENQTSSSEFILLGLSEDSDVQPLLYGLFLMMYLITFIGNLLIILVIISDSHLHMPMYFFLSNLSFADICFTSTIVPKMLVNIQTEIKIITYENCLTQMYFSLVFGGVDNFLLTVMAYDRFMAICHPLHYMIIMNHQLCGLLLLASWLLSVLMSLLHSLMVLELSFCTKLEIPHFFCDIDQVIHLACSDTFLNDLVMYFATGLLGITPLIGILFSYCNIASSILRISSARGKYKAFSTCGSHISVVSLFYGTALGVYLSSAVTQHSRASAVASVMYTVVTPVLNPFIYSLRNKDIKHALRKLLFSVLGSLSTQQ, translated from the coding sequence ATGAATTCAGAAAACCAAACAAGTTCTTCAGAATTTATCCTCCTTGGGCTCTCAGAAGACAGTGATGTGCAGCCCCTCCTCTATGGGCTGTTCCTGATGATGTACCTCATCACCTTCATTGGGAACCTGCTCATTATCCTGGTCATCATCTCTGACTCCCACCTCCATatgcccatgtacttcttcctctctaatctGTCTTTTGCAGATATCTGTTTCACCTCTACCATTGTCCCAAAAATGCTGGTGAACATCCAGACAGAGATCAAAATCATAACCTATGAAAACTGCCTCACCCAGATGTACTTTTCCTTGGTTTTTGGAGGAGTAGACAATTTCCTACTgactgtgatggcctatgaccgcttcaTGGCCATCTGTCACCCTCTGCATTACATGATCATCATGAACCACCAGCTGTGTGGTCTCCTGCTGCTAGCATCTTGGTTATTGAGTGTTCTGATGTCTCTTTTACATAGCTTAATGGTTTTAGAATTGTCTTTTTGTACCAAATTAGAAATTCCACACTTTTTCTGTGACATTGATCAGGTAATCCACCTGGCTTGTTCTGATACCTTCCTTAATGACTTAGTGATGTATTTTGCAACAGGACTTCTAGGTATTACTCCACTCATTGGGATCCTTTTCTCTTACTGTAATATTGCATCCTCAATTTTGAGAATTTCATCAGCTAGAGGCAAGTATAAAGCATTTTCCACGTGTGGGTCTCACATCTCAGTAGTGTCACTGTTTTATGGTACAGCTCTTGGTGTGTATCTTAGTTCTGCTGTTACACAACACTCCAGGGCAAGTGCAGTAGCTTCAGTGATGTACACAGTGGTCACTCCCGTGCTGAACCCCTTTATCTACAGTCTCAGAAACAAGGACATAAAACATGCCTTAAGAAAAT